A genomic segment from Pirellulales bacterium encodes:
- a CDS encoding multidrug efflux RND transporter permease subunit, translated as MISRFFIDRPIFASVLSIVITLSGAIAMLSLPLSQYPEITPPTVQVSVTYPGASAQVVADTVAAPIEQQVNGVEGMLYMSSQSGNDGSYNLTVTFDLGTDLNTALVMVQNRVSLAMPQLPTSVQQEGLTIKKKSPNILLAVSFYSPDGRYDNIYLSNFATIYIKDELFRLEGVADINYLGERDYSIRAWLDPELLASRSITAAEVAQAIKGQNQAVSPGSFGQQPTQSPTAFQMPMDALGRLTKPEQFGDIIIKTFDGGPNGVTPQIVRLKDVARVELGAQQYDQSSMLNGQPSVGLAIYQLPGTNALDVADRVKSKMRELKSRFPDGVDYEIGYDTTPFISESIEDVVHTLFEAVVLVAIVVLLFLQNWRATVIPLVAVPVAIVGTFAVMQVLGFSLNNISLFGLVLAIGIVVDDAIVVVENVERWLEKGLAPREAARRAMDEVTSPVIAVAVVLCAVFVPCAFISGIPGQFFRQFAVTIAVSTVISAFNSLTLSPALAALLLRPRSGPKDILSRLLDFTLGWLFRAFDHTFNFATDIYARMVGWFLRLSVIVLLVYLGLLVVTYGLFAKMPTGFIPQQDQGWLLVNVQLPDSSAVGRTQDVMRKVDKLARATPGVRVTVAVSGQSVLLTANSANFGSMFVVLDPFDKRRSEDLKADAIMYQLRETFKREIPEAMVSVFGAPPVPGIGTASGFKLMVEDRGSLGLPSLQKYTDQLIEELLKTPGLVGVFTMFRSNTPQLYMDIDRSKVRAMGVTIQDLDDTLQIYMGSLYVNNFNDFGRSWQVNIMADAQFRNREQDINILKVRNNQGNMAPLSTLVDMREVNGPIMVTRYNLYPAAPVNGVIFPTLSSGEAIKMIDSMAVSALPRSMKTEWTELTLMQIRAGNTAMYVFGLAVVFVFLALSALYESWSLPLAVILVVPMCLLSSIVGVAMAHMAINIFVQIGLVVLVGLACKNAILIVEFAKQLRDEGQPLREATREACRLRLRPIMMTSFAFILGVVPLVVAQGAGAEMRQALGTAVFSGMLGVTLFGIFFTPVFFLVIEGLGETPFFCRPAVQRYGSAMLGGLAGLIAGGLLYMVTHISLPVALLLGIVLGVISTTLVTRLRHVPRTAHGPTACPEPTEKE; from the coding sequence ATGATATCGCGATTTTTCATCGATCGCCCCATCTTCGCGTCGGTGCTGTCGATCGTGATCACGCTTTCCGGCGCGATCGCGATGCTCTCGTTGCCGTTGTCACAGTACCCCGAGATCACGCCCCCTACGGTGCAAGTCTCGGTGACTTACCCCGGCGCGAGCGCGCAGGTCGTCGCCGATACTGTCGCCGCGCCGATCGAACAGCAGGTCAATGGCGTCGAGGGGATGCTCTACATGTCGAGCCAGTCGGGCAACGACGGCTCGTACAATCTGACCGTCACGTTCGACCTGGGGACCGATCTGAACACGGCGCTCGTGATGGTTCAGAACCGCGTCTCGCTGGCGATGCCGCAATTGCCCACCTCGGTGCAGCAAGAAGGGCTGACGATCAAGAAAAAGTCGCCGAACATTCTGCTGGCGGTCAGCTTCTACTCGCCCGACGGCCGCTACGACAATATCTACCTGAGCAACTTCGCCACGATCTACATCAAGGACGAATTGTTCCGGCTCGAAGGCGTGGCTGACATCAACTACCTGGGCGAGCGCGACTACAGCATCCGCGCGTGGCTTGACCCCGAGCTGCTGGCGTCGCGCAGTATCACGGCTGCCGAAGTGGCCCAGGCCATCAAGGGGCAGAATCAGGCAGTCTCGCCGGGCTCGTTCGGCCAGCAGCCCACACAATCCCCCACCGCGTTTCAGATGCCAATGGACGCGCTGGGGCGACTGACCAAGCCAGAACAGTTTGGCGACATCATTATCAAGACCTTCGACGGTGGACCCAACGGCGTTACGCCGCAGATCGTCCGCTTGAAGGACGTCGCACGCGTGGAACTGGGCGCGCAACAATACGACCAGAGCAGCATGCTCAATGGGCAGCCGTCGGTGGGTTTGGCGATCTACCAACTGCCGGGCACCAACGCCCTGGACGTAGCCGATCGTGTGAAGTCCAAAATGCGCGAGCTGAAATCGCGATTCCCTGACGGCGTCGACTACGAAATCGGTTACGACACCACGCCGTTCATCAGCGAATCGATCGAGGATGTGGTCCACACGCTGTTCGAAGCCGTTGTCTTGGTCGCGATCGTCGTGCTCTTGTTCTTGCAGAACTGGCGGGCCACGGTGATTCCGCTGGTAGCTGTGCCGGTGGCGATCGTTGGCACTTTCGCCGTGATGCAGGTGCTGGGCTTTAGCTTGAACAACATCTCACTGTTCGGGTTGGTGCTCGCCATTGGCATCGTGGTCGACGATGCGATCGTCGTGGTCGAGAACGTCGAGCGCTGGCTGGAAAAAGGCCTGGCCCCACGCGAAGCCGCCCGCCGCGCCATGGATGAGGTCACGAGCCCCGTGATCGCAGTGGCCGTGGTGTTGTGCGCGGTGTTTGTGCCGTGCGCTTTTATCAGCGGTATTCCTGGGCAGTTCTTTCGACAGTTCGCGGTGACGATCGCCGTATCGACCGTGATTTCCGCTTTCAATTCGCTGACGCTCAGCCCGGCCCTGGCGGCGTTGTTATTGCGCCCGCGTTCCGGCCCGAAGGATATCTTGTCGCGTCTGCTCGACTTTACGCTGGGGTGGCTGTTTCGCGCGTTCGATCACACGTTCAATTTCGCCACAGACATTTACGCCCGCATGGTCGGCTGGTTCCTGCGTCTGTCCGTGATTGTGCTGTTGGTTTACCTGGGGCTGCTGGTCGTTACCTACGGCCTGTTCGCAAAAATGCCAACGGGTTTCATCCCGCAACAGGATCAGGGCTGGCTGCTGGTAAACGTGCAGTTGCCCGATTCTTCGGCCGTGGGACGCACGCAGGACGTGATGCGCAAAGTGGACAAGCTGGCTCGGGCAACGCCCGGCGTCCGCGTGACGGTGGCCGTTTCGGGTCAGTCGGTGTTGCTCACGGCCAATAGCGCAAACTTCGGCTCGATGTTCGTCGTGCTCGATCCCTTCGACAAGCGTCGGTCGGAAGACTTGAAGGCCGACGCGATCATGTATCAATTACGCGAGACCTTCAAACGCGAGATTCCCGAAGCGATGGTCAGCGTGTTCGGCGCGCCACCGGTGCCTGGCATCGGTACGGCCAGCGGTTTTAAGCTGATGGTCGAGGACCGCGGTTCGCTGGGCTTGCCGTCGCTGCAAAAATACACCGACCAGTTGATCGAGGAATTATTGAAAACGCCCGGCCTGGTCGGTGTGTTCACGATGTTCCGCTCGAACACACCGCAGTTGTACATGGACATCGATCGCAGCAAGGTCCGCGCCATGGGCGTCACGATCCAGGATCTGGATGACACGCTGCAGATCTACATGGGATCGTTGTACGTCAACAACTTCAATGACTTCGGCCGCTCGTGGCAAGTCAACATCATGGCCGACGCCCAGTTTCGTAATCGCGAGCAGGACATCAATATTCTGAAAGTGCGCAACAATCAAGGCAACATGGCCCCCTTGAGCACGCTGGTCGATATGCGCGAAGTGAATGGGCCGATCATGGTCACGCGCTATAATCTTTATCCCGCGGCGCCCGTCAATGGTGTGATATTTCCTACGCTCAGCTCCGGCGAAGCGATCAAGATGATCGACTCGATGGCGGTCTCAGCGTTGCCCCGGTCGATGAAGACCGAATGGACTGAGCTGACGCTGATGCAAATCCGCGCCGGCAATACGGCGATGTACGTGTTTGGGCTGGCCGTGGTGTTCGTTTTCCTGGCGCTCTCGGCCTTGTATGAAAGTTGGTCGCTGCCGCTAGCCGTGATCCTGGTCGTGCCGATGTGCTTGCTGTCGTCGATCGTCGGCGTGGCAATGGCCCACATGGCGATCAATATCTTCGTGCAAATCGGCCTGGTGGTGCTCGTCGGCCTGGCGTGCAAAAACGCAATTCTGATCGTGGAATTCGCCAAGCAACTGCGCGATGAAGGGCAGCCGCTGCGCGAGGCCACGCGCGAGGCGTGCCGGCTGCGGCTGCGGCCGATCATGATGACGTCGTTCGCCTTCATCCTGGGCGTGGTGCCGTTGGTTGTAGCCCAAGGGGCGGGCGCCGAGATGCGGCAAGCACTGGGCACCGCCGTCTTCAGCGGGATGTTGGGCGTGACGCTGTTCGGAATCTTCTTTACGCCGGTATTCTTCCTGGTCATCGAAGGCCTGGGCGAAACGCCGTTTTTCTGCAGGCCTGCCGTGCAACGTTATGGCTCGGCCATGCTGGGCGGATTGGCCGGACTGATCGCCGGCGGATTGCTGTACATGGTCACCCACATCAGCCTGCCCGTGGCTCTGCTATTGGGTATCGTCTTGGGCGTGATCAGTACCACACTGGTCACGCGTCTGCGCCACGTGCCACGAACCGCGCATGGTCCTACCGCGTGCCCCGAGCCAACAGAAAAAGAGTAG
- a CDS encoding efflux RND transporter periplasmic adaptor subunit, with protein MKPRVLWISMLVLFGAAHGCGRRQAPPSDSGPPIVDVSRPVQRKVVDYIDYTGRTDAVYSVDIRPRVTGYLTKMPFREGSDVKEGELLFEVDPRPYQAQLDQALGQLELAKARLKVAQANNSLAKETGKTPGAISVQDVNKYEAAEEEALADVDAAKANVEVNRLNREFCEVKSPIDGQVSRYYFTLGNLVNQDQTLLTTVVSLDPIYAYFDVDERTLLRIRNAINAGKLRPRGPGEIPIMMGLQGEPGYPHDGIVNFINNKIDPYTGTITLRGKFDNKEPKNGVRLLSPGLFVRVRIPLGEPHEALLVTDRAVGTDQGLKYLYVVDAQNKVQYRRVTLGPLEDDGLRVIADGLQADDWVAISGLQQIRPLMEVKPEQISMPIPVEEAAQSQAAANGIPATAKPDAAKLDKPADEKKAPEKEAAAPEKGPQAKPATTPAAPAATPAAPGKAADSAPASQGSTP; from the coding sequence ATGAAGCCCCGCGTGCTGTGGATTTCGATGCTCGTGCTGTTCGGTGCTGCGCATGGTTGCGGCCGCCGCCAGGCACCGCCGTCGGACTCTGGCCCGCCGATCGTTGACGTCAGCCGGCCCGTGCAGCGCAAAGTTGTCGACTATATCGACTACACCGGACGAACCGACGCGGTGTACTCGGTCGATATCCGCCCGCGCGTCACTGGATATCTCACCAAGATGCCGTTCCGCGAAGGAAGCGACGTCAAAGAAGGGGAACTGCTCTTCGAGGTCGATCCGCGTCCCTATCAGGCGCAACTCGATCAGGCGCTCGGGCAGCTCGAATTGGCCAAGGCGCGGCTGAAGGTGGCGCAGGCGAATAATTCGCTGGCCAAGGAAACCGGCAAAACGCCCGGTGCCATCAGCGTCCAGGATGTGAACAAGTACGAAGCGGCCGAGGAAGAAGCCTTGGCCGACGTCGACGCCGCCAAGGCCAACGTCGAAGTCAATCGTTTGAATCGCGAGTTCTGCGAAGTCAAGTCGCCGATCGATGGGCAGGTCAGTCGTTATTACTTCACGCTCGGCAACCTGGTGAATCAGGATCAGACGCTGCTGACGACCGTCGTCTCGCTCGATCCGATCTATGCCTATTTCGACGTCGACGAGCGGACGCTATTGCGAATTCGCAACGCGATCAATGCCGGAAAGCTGCGCCCCCGCGGCCCCGGTGAAATTCCGATCATGATGGGCTTGCAGGGCGAGCCCGGCTATCCGCACGACGGCATCGTGAACTTCATCAACAACAAAATCGATCCGTACACCGGCACGATCACGCTGCGTGGGAAGTTCGATAATAAGGAACCGAAAAACGGCGTTCGGCTGCTTTCGCCGGGCTTGTTCGTCCGCGTCCGCATCCCCTTGGGCGAGCCACACGAAGCCCTGTTGGTCACCGACCGCGCCGTCGGTACCGATCAAGGCTTGAAATACCTCTACGTCGTCGATGCACAGAACAAGGTGCAGTACCGTCGGGTAACGCTGGGCCCGTTGGAAGACGACGGACTGCGCGTCATCGCCGATGGCTTGCAGGCGGATGATTGGGTTGCGATCAGCGGCCTGCAGCAAATTCGCCCGCTGATGGAAGTAAAACCGGAACAGATTTCGATGCCAATTCCGGTCGAGGAGGCGGCACAGTCGCAAGCCGCGGCCAACGGCATACCGGCGACGGCCAAGCCCGACGCGGCGAAACTCGACAAGCCCGCGGATGAAAAGAAAGCGCCGGAAAAAGAGGCTGCTGCACCCGAGAAGGGACCGCAAGCGAAGCCGGCGACTACTCCCGCCGCGCCGGCAGCCACTCCGGCCGCACCGGGTAAGGCTGCGGATTCCGCTCCGGCCTCGCAGGGCTCTACCCCGTAG